The Collimonas sp. PA-H2 genome contains a region encoding:
- the polA gene encoding DNA polymerase I, whose amino-acid sequence MQKTLLLVDGSSYLYRAFHALPDMRNAANEPTGALYGIINMLRRLRIDYPAAYLACVFDAKGKTFRDDMYADYKATRASMPEDLVKQITPIHAAVRAMGWPILMVEGVEADDVIGTLTVQAVQHGMQAVVSTGDKDLAQLVNDDVTLINTMNNETLDRAGVIAKFGVPPERIVDYLTLIGDTVDNIPGVSKVGPKTAVKWLAQYDTVDNVIANAASIGGAVGENLRQVLDWLPKAKELVTVKTDCDLSAHMVSIPESLIAPEQDKDTLIDLFTRYNFKTWLRELSAPAAAASASAGGAPVSTAAVAAAAADAPAQSSLFDAVERHYETVLTEAQLDAWLQRIDKAALTAVDTETTSLEPMTAQLVGISLCCEVGSAAYIPVAHRYQDAPAQLSRELVLQKMKPWLEDDSKPKVGQNLKYDSHIFANQGVSLRGIVHDTLLESYVFESHRSHDMDSLALRHLNHQTITFQEVCGKGASQIGFDEVEIGRATEYAAEDADITLQLHLTMWPHIVDDAKLRFIYEKIEVPTSVVLQKIERNGVLIDASLLATQSNELGKRMLEIEQQAYDLAGQPFNLSSPKQLGEILFEKLKLPVVKKTPSGSPSTDEEVLQKLAEDYPLPKVLLDYRSLSKLKSTYTDKLPKMVNADTGRVHTNYAQAVAVTGRLASNDPNLQNIPIRTAEGRRIREAFVAPAGSVIVSADYSQIELRIMAHISGDENMLRAFAEGVDIHRATAAEIFGTTAAEVTSEQRRYAKVINFGLIYGMSAFGLAGNLGIERAAAQMYIEKYFMRFAGVKQFMDMTRVQAKSQGYVETVFGRRLWLPEINSPNGQRRQGAERAAINAPMQGTAADLIKLSMIAVQNWIETEQLKSKMVMQVHDELVLEVPQDELALVREKLPQLMAGVAELKVPLIAEVGVGKNWDEAH is encoded by the coding sequence AGCTTACCTTGCCTGTGTGTTCGATGCAAAAGGTAAAACTTTCCGCGACGATATGTACGCCGACTACAAGGCCACTCGCGCCTCCATGCCGGAGGACCTGGTTAAACAGATTACGCCTATTCACGCCGCCGTGCGCGCCATGGGCTGGCCGATCCTGATGGTGGAGGGGGTGGAGGCCGACGACGTGATCGGCACTCTGACGGTGCAGGCGGTGCAGCACGGCATGCAGGCAGTGGTCTCGACCGGCGACAAGGATCTGGCGCAGCTGGTCAACGACGACGTCACGCTGATCAACACCATGAACAACGAGACCCTCGACCGTGCCGGCGTGATCGCCAAATTCGGCGTGCCGCCGGAGCGCATCGTCGACTACCTGACCCTGATCGGCGACACCGTCGACAACATCCCCGGCGTCTCCAAGGTCGGCCCTAAAACCGCGGTCAAATGGCTGGCGCAGTACGACACGGTCGACAACGTGATCGCCAACGCCGCCAGCATCGGCGGCGCCGTCGGCGAGAACCTGCGGCAGGTGCTGGACTGGCTGCCGAAGGCCAAGGAACTGGTGACGGTGAAGACCGATTGCGACCTCAGCGCGCATATGGTGTCGATCCCGGAATCGCTGATCGCGCCGGAGCAGGACAAGGACACCCTGATCGACTTGTTCACGCGCTACAACTTCAAGACCTGGCTGCGCGAATTGAGCGCGCCAGCGGCGGCGGCCTCCGCTTCCGCTGGCGGCGCGCCTGTGTCGACGGCCGCCGTTGCCGCCGCCGCGGCTGACGCTCCGGCGCAGAGTAGCCTGTTCGACGCCGTCGAACGGCACTATGAAACCGTGCTGACCGAGGCCCAGCTGGACGCCTGGCTGCAGCGCATCGATAAGGCGGCCTTGACCGCGGTCGATACCGAAACCACTTCGCTGGAACCGATGACCGCGCAGCTGGTCGGCATCTCGCTGTGCTGCGAAGTCGGCAGCGCTGCTTATATTCCGGTAGCCCATCGCTACCAGGATGCGCCGGCGCAGCTGTCGCGCGAACTGGTGCTGCAAAAGATGAAGCCGTGGCTGGAAGACGACAGCAAGCCTAAGGTCGGCCAGAACCTCAAATACGATAGCCATATTTTCGCCAACCAGGGCGTGAGCCTGCGCGGCATCGTCCATGACACTTTGCTGGAATCGTATGTGTTCGAATCGCACCGCAGCCACGACATGGACAGCCTGGCCCTGCGCCATCTGAACCACCAGACCATCACCTTCCAGGAAGTATGCGGCAAGGGTGCTTCGCAGATTGGTTTCGATGAAGTCGAGATCGGCCGCGCCACCGAATATGCGGCGGAAGATGCCGACATCACCCTGCAGCTGCACCTGACCATGTGGCCGCATATCGTCGACGACGCCAAGCTGCGTTTCATCTACGAAAAAATCGAAGTGCCGACTTCGGTGGTGCTGCAAAAGATCGAGCGCAACGGCGTGCTGATCGACGCCAGCCTGCTGGCGACGCAATCGAACGAGCTGGGCAAGCGCATGCTGGAAATCGAACAGCAAGCCTATGACCTGGCCGGCCAGCCGTTCAACCTGAGTTCGCCCAAGCAGTTGGGTGAAATCCTGTTTGAAAAGCTCAAGCTGCCGGTGGTCAAGAAAACCCCGTCCGGATCGCCCTCCACCGATGAAGAAGTGCTGCAGAAACTGGCGGAAGACTATCCCTTGCCGAAGGTGCTGCTCGACTACCGCAGCCTGTCCAAGCTGAAATCCACCTACACTGACAAGCTGCCGAAGATGGTCAATGCGGACACCGGCCGCGTGCACACCAATTATGCGCAGGCGGTGGCGGTCACCGGCCGCCTGGCGTCGAACGATCCCAACCTGCAGAACATTCCGATCCGCACCGCCGAAGGCCGCCGCATCCGCGAAGCATTCGTGGCGCCGGCCGGCAGCGTGATCGTCTCAGCCGACTATTCGCAAATCGAACTGCGCATCATGGCCCACATCTCGGGCGATGAAAACATGCTGCGCGCGTTCGCCGAAGGCGTCGATATCCACCGCGCCACCGCCGCTGAAATCTTCGGGACGACCGCGGCGGAAGTCACCAGCGAGCAGCGCCGCTACGCCAAGGTCATCAACTTTGGCCTGATCTACGGCATGAGCGCATTCGGCCTGGCCGGCAATCTCGGCATCGAGCGCGCGGCGGCGCAAATGTATATCGAAAAATATTTCATGCGCTTCGCCGGCGTCAAGCAGTTCATGGACATGACCCGGGTGCAGGCCAAGTCGCAAGGCTACGTCGAGACGGTGTTCGGACGCCGTCTGTGGCTGCCGGAAATCAATTCGCCGAACGGCCAGCGCCGCCAGGGCGCTGAGCGGGCGGCGATCAATGCGCCTATGCAAGGCACGGCTGCCGACCTGATCAAGCTGTCGATGATCGCGGTGCAAAACTGGATTGAAACAGAACAGTTAAAATCCAAGATGGTCATGCAGGTGCACGATGAACTGGTGCTTGAAGTGCCGCAGGACGAACTGGCGCTGGTGCGGGAAAAGCTGCCGCAACTGATGGCTGGCGTGGCTGAACTAAAAGTGCCGCTGATTGCCGAAGTCGGAGTGGGCAAGAATTGGGACGAAGCGCACTGA
- a CDS encoding dienelactone hydrolase family protein — protein MANLKEDFDSLVAKTSLSDNVDRRTFLKTTLGTGFAAAVLPVCAQTVIKTDSAGLTAGALEIQINGLSVPIYRAQPEGKTNLPVVLVISEIFGVHEHIADIARRFAKLGYLAIAPDLFKRQGDPAAFATIPELYKNVISKVPDDQVLGDVDACVAWAKENNGNTDKLAITGFCWGGRVTWLYSAHNPKVKAAAAWYGSLVGEKNELMPKQPVDIAPTLKVPILGLYGAKDQGITQDHVAQMKAALAKGSSRSEIVVYPNSGHAFNADYRPSYVEADAKDGWKRTLAWFKEHGVS, from the coding sequence ATGGCGAATTTGAAAGAAGATTTCGATAGCCTGGTTGCAAAAACCAGTTTGTCTGACAATGTTGACCGCCGTACTTTTTTGAAGACCACGCTGGGCACCGGCTTCGCCGCGGCGGTGCTGCCGGTATGCGCGCAGACCGTGATCAAGACCGATAGCGCCGGCCTCACCGCCGGTGCGCTGGAAATCCAGATTAACGGCTTGAGCGTGCCGATTTACCGCGCCCAGCCTGAGGGCAAGACCAATCTGCCGGTGGTGCTGGTGATCTCGGAAATTTTCGGCGTGCACGAGCACATCGCCGACATCGCGCGCCGCTTCGCCAAGCTGGGTTACCTGGCGATCGCGCCGGACTTGTTCAAGCGCCAGGGCGACCCGGCCGCCTTCGCCACCATTCCAGAGCTGTACAAGAACGTGATTTCCAAAGTGCCGGACGACCAGGTGCTGGGCGATGTCGATGCTTGCGTGGCCTGGGCCAAGGAAAACAACGGCAATACCGACAAGCTGGCGATCACCGGCTTCTGCTGGGGCGGCCGCGTCACCTGGCTGTATTCCGCCCATAATCCCAAGGTAAAAGCCGCTGCCGCCTGGTATGGCAGCCTGGTCGGCGAAAAGAACGAACTGATGCCGAAGCAGCCGGTGGATATCGCGCCGACCCTGAAAGTGCCGATACTGGGTTTGTACGGCGCCAAGGACCAGGGCATTACGCAGGATCACGTGGCGCAGATGAAGGCGGCGCTAGCCAAGGGCAGCAGCAGGTCGGAAATCGTGGTCTACCCGAATTCCGGCCATGCCTTCAATGCCGACTATCGTCCCAGCTATGTCGAGGCCGACGCCAAGGACGGCTGGAAGCGCACCCTGGCCTGGTTCAAGGAGCATGGCGTCAGCTGA
- a CDS encoding ZIP family metal transporter codes for MAGVFSITAAAIFSFALLSKMVERMVSLSVGIMLATSLLHALPEAFESKADSHTLFAVLLGGLLAFFVLEKFAILRHSHHHEDDGHGHHHGHDKKEAGKAGWMILVGDGLHNFTDGILIAAAFLADPHLGLITGLAIIVHEIPQEIGDFIVLLNAGFSRTRAYVYNLICSLMAVLGGLLGYFTLERGMEWIPYVLVFASSGFIYIAVSDLMPQMQRRATLRETIPQILLIGAGVAIVLFLTRHAHQH; via the coding sequence ATCGCCGGCGTTTTCAGCATTACTGCCGCTGCCATTTTTTCCTTCGCGCTGCTGTCCAAGATGGTCGAGCGCATGGTCAGCCTGTCGGTCGGCATCATGCTGGCTACTTCCCTGCTGCATGCGCTGCCGGAAGCCTTTGAATCCAAGGCCGACAGCCATACGCTGTTCGCGGTGCTGCTGGGTGGCTTGCTAGCCTTTTTCGTGCTGGAAAAATTTGCCATCCTGCGCCACTCCCACCATCACGAGGATGACGGCCACGGCCATCATCATGGCCATGACAAGAAAGAGGCGGGCAAGGCCGGCTGGATGATCCTGGTCGGCGACGGCTTGCACAACTTTACCGACGGTATCCTGATTGCCGCCGCCTTCCTGGCCGATCCGCACCTTGGCCTGATCACCGGCCTGGCCATCATCGTGCACGAGATCCCGCAGGAAATCGGCGATTTCATCGTGCTGCTGAATGCCGGCTTTTCGCGCACCCGTGCCTATGTGTATAACCTGATCTGCAGCCTGATGGCGGTGCTGGGCGGCTTGCTCGGCTACTTCACGCTGGAGCGCGGCATGGAATGGATTCCCTACGTGCTGGTGTTTGCCTCGTCCGGATTCATCTATATCGCCGTCAGCGACCTGATGCCGCAGATGCAGCGCCGCGCCACCTTGCGCGAAACCATTCCGCAGATCCTGCTGATCGGCGCCGGCGTCGCCATTGTCTTGTTCCTGACGCGCCACGCTCATCAGCACTAA
- a CDS encoding sulfurtransferase has translation MSQAHPYTTLISAANLQQNAQNPGWVIIDCRHDLMDPAAGRSAYDAGHIAGARFASLDQDLSGAKQAADGSFKGRHPLPAQDALIATLRRWGISDDTQVVAYDAQGGMYAARLWWLLRSIGHASVAVLDGGLAAWQAAGQGLTTAEPAPAPGSISVKPPLTASVNAHDILSNLTNLRRTIVDARAPDRFRGENETIDPVGGHIPGAKNRFFKDNLQADGRFKPGHQLHEEFGALISEPQTAVMQCGSGVTACHNLLALEIAGLHGAALYPGSWSEWCADATRPVARGA, from the coding sequence ATGTCTCAAGCACATCCCTACACCACGCTGATTTCTGCGGCGAACCTGCAGCAGAATGCGCAGAACCCGGGCTGGGTCATCATCGACTGCCGTCATGACCTGATGGATCCGGCGGCGGGAAGAAGCGCTTACGACGCCGGCCATATCGCCGGGGCACGCTTCGCCAGCCTGGATCAAGACCTGTCCGGCGCCAAGCAGGCGGCCGACGGCAGCTTCAAGGGCCGCCATCCGCTGCCGGCGCAGGATGCGCTGATTGCGACGCTGCGCCGCTGGGGCATCAGCGACGACACCCAGGTAGTTGCCTACGACGCCCAGGGCGGCATGTATGCCGCGCGCCTGTGGTGGTTGCTGCGCTCCATCGGCCACGCCTCGGTGGCGGTGCTGGATGGCGGTTTGGCGGCCTGGCAGGCGGCCGGACAAGGATTGACGACGGCAGAACCGGCGCCGGCGCCCGGCAGTATCAGCGTCAAGCCGCCGCTGACCGCCAGCGTCAATGCGCATGACATCCTGAGCAACCTGACCAACCTGCGCCGCACCATCGTCGATGCGCGCGCGCCGGATCGCTTCCGCGGCGAAAATGAAACCATCGACCCGGTCGGCGGCCATATTCCCGGCGCCAAAAACCGCTTCTTCAAGGACAATCTGCAGGCCGACGGCCGCTTCAAGCCGGGCCATCAGCTGCACGAGGAATTCGGCGCGCTGATCAGCGAACCGCAAACCGCCGTCATGCAGTGCGGCTCCGGCGTGACCGCCTGCCATAACCTGCTGGCGCTGGAAATCGCCGGCCTGCATGGCGCCGCGCTGTATCCGGGATCGTGGAGCGAATGGTGTGCCGACGCCACGCGGCCGGTGGCCAGGGGCGCATAA
- a CDS encoding DMT family transporter: MQSLWMLFASLMFSLMGVCVKLASEHYSTSEILFSRGVIGMLFIVALVVLKGDTLKTPLPREHMRRGVIGVISLAMWFYSFSLLPVATATTLNYTSSIWLAAILFGVAWWRSNARFEWGMAATILLSFAGVMLLLRPSFAPEQTTAALIALGSGLISAIAYLQVRRLGQLGEPEYRVVFYFSAISALAGLAGCLGLPGGSFPFMHSHNLAGFGLLIALSITATIGQIAMTRAYRLGNPLLTANLQYTGIVFSSILGILIWQDQLGWRGWLGTTVILIGGLLATFYNQRKARPPTALQADKSLADDTA; this comes from the coding sequence ATGCAATCACTCTGGATGCTCTTTGCCAGCCTCATGTTTTCCCTCATGGGGGTCTGCGTCAAGCTTGCTTCAGAACACTACTCAACTTCTGAAATCCTGTTCAGCCGCGGTGTGATCGGCATGCTGTTCATCGTCGCCCTGGTCGTCCTCAAGGGCGACACCCTGAAAACCCCGTTGCCGCGCGAGCATATGCGGCGCGGCGTAATCGGCGTGATTTCCCTGGCCATGTGGTTCTATTCGTTCAGCCTGCTGCCGGTAGCCACCGCCACCACTCTCAACTACACCTCATCGATATGGCTGGCGGCGATCCTGTTCGGCGTGGCATGGTGGCGCAGCAATGCGCGCTTTGAATGGGGCATGGCAGCCACCATCTTGCTCAGCTTCGCCGGCGTCATGCTACTGTTGCGGCCGTCGTTCGCCCCTGAACAAACCACGGCGGCCCTGATCGCCCTCGGCTCCGGCCTGATTTCCGCGATCGCCTATCTGCAGGTGCGGCGCCTGGGCCAGCTGGGCGAACCGGAATATCGGGTGGTGTTTTATTTTTCCGCCATCAGCGCCCTTGCCGGCCTGGCCGGATGCCTGGGCTTGCCGGGCGGCAGCTTTCCTTTCATGCATAGCCACAATCTGGCGGGATTCGGTTTGCTGATTGCGCTCAGCATCACGGCCACCATCGGCCAGATTGCGATGACCCGCGCCTACCGTCTCGGCAACCCGTTGCTTACAGCCAACCTGCAATACACCGGCATCGTTTTTTCCAGCATCCTCGGCATTCTCATCTGGCAAGACCAGCTCGGCTGGCGCGGCTGGCTAGGGACAACGGTAATCCTTATCGGCGGTTTGCTAGCAACGTTTTATAATCAAAGAAAGGCGCGTCCACCGACAGCGCTGCAGGCAGATAAATCGTTGGCTGACGACACTGCCTGA
- a CDS encoding aromatic ring-hydroxylating dioxygenase subunit alpha → MSDLASITKLARSDAQLPVNVYFDEALLKREIQQLFQNGPRYVGHELMVPNVGDYATLASENEGRMLVRNPQGIELISNVCRHRQAKMFDGRGNTRNIVCPLHRWTYDLKGELIGAPHFGETPCMNLSKTPLQNWNGLLFEQNAFHVGEKLAQLGVAKDLDFSGYLFDHVEVHECDYNWKTFIEVYLEDYHVEPFHPGLGSFVSCDDLQWQFGKDYSVQTVGVNHGLAKSGSPAYKKWQEQVLKFNNGQAPKFGAIWLTLYPNIMVEWYPHVLVVSTLWPRGPQKTTNVVEFYYPEEIALFEREMVEAERAAYMETCVEDDEIALRMDAGRRILMERGVSEVGPYQSPMEDGMQHFHEWYRSQAGLV, encoded by the coding sequence ATGTCCGATCTGGCTTCTATTACCAAGCTCGCGCGCTCCGATGCGCAACTTCCGGTCAACGTCTACTTTGACGAAGCGCTGTTAAAGCGCGAAATCCAGCAACTCTTTCAGAATGGCCCGCGCTATGTCGGCCATGAGCTGATGGTGCCCAACGTCGGCGATTACGCCACGCTGGCTTCTGAAAACGAAGGCCGCATGCTGGTGCGCAATCCGCAGGGCATCGAGCTGATTTCCAACGTCTGCCGCCATCGCCAGGCGAAGATGTTCGACGGCCGCGGCAATACCCGCAATATCGTCTGTCCGCTGCATCGCTGGACTTACGATCTCAAGGGCGAACTGATAGGCGCGCCGCATTTCGGCGAGACGCCTTGCATGAACCTGTCCAAGACGCCTTTGCAAAACTGGAACGGCTTGCTGTTCGAGCAGAACGCTTTCCATGTCGGCGAAAAGCTGGCGCAGCTGGGCGTGGCCAAGGATCTCGATTTCAGCGGCTACCTGTTCGATCACGTCGAAGTGCACGAGTGCGACTACAACTGGAAAACCTTCATCGAGGTTTACCTGGAGGATTATCACGTCGAGCCCTTCCATCCCGGCCTCGGCAGCTTTGTCAGCTGCGACGATCTGCAATGGCAGTTTGGCAAGGATTACAGCGTACAGACCGTGGGCGTCAACCACGGCCTGGCGAAATCCGGTTCGCCGGCCTACAAGAAGTGGCAGGAACAGGTCCTCAAGTTCAACAACGGCCAGGCGCCCAAGTTCGGCGCGATCTGGCTGACGCTGTATCCGAACATCATGGTGGAGTGGTATCCGCACGTGCTGGTGGTGTCGACGCTGTGGCCGCGCGGCCCGCAGAAGACCACCAATGTGGTGGAATTCTACTATCCGGAAGAAATCGCCCTGTTTGAGCGCGAAATGGTCGAAGCGGAACGCGCCGCCTATATGGAAACCTGCGTCGAGGACGATGAAATCGCCCTGCGCATGGATGCCGGCCGGCGCATCCTGATGGAGCGCGGCGTCAGCGAAGTGGGTCCTTACCAGTCGCCAATGGAAGACGGCATGCAGCATTTCCATGAGTGGTACCGCAGCCAGGCCGGCCTGGTCTAG
- a CDS encoding exodeoxyribonuclease VII small subunit, whose translation MPKNPISASSPASFEQAMAELEQLVAQMEAGELPLEASVAAYKRGSELVKFCAAQLEKVDSQVKVLEGDMLKPFVGEALNDHSGADE comes from the coding sequence ATGCCAAAGAATCCGATTTCCGCCAGCAGCCCGGCCTCGTTTGAACAAGCAATGGCCGAACTGGAGCAACTGGTAGCCCAAATGGAAGCCGGCGAATTGCCGCTGGAAGCATCGGTTGCCGCCTATAAGCGAGGATCTGAGCTGGTCAAGTTTTGCGCCGCGCAACTGGAAAAGGTCGACAGCCAGGTCAAGGTGCTGGAAGGCGACATGCTCAAGCCCTTCGTCGGTGAAGCCCTGAACGATCACAGCGGAGCCGACGAATGA
- a CDS encoding polyprenyl synthetase family protein — MTAAAQLAATTPAAEQSFGEWMRQVQSEMETALGKFLPSENTTPAKLHQAMRYAVLDGGKRVRPLLVYAAGELFSAPAALVQRAAAAVEMIHAYSLVHDDMPCMDDDALRRGKPTVHVQYDEATALLVGDALQAQAFVVLAETGAAGFDAARQIVMLRLLAQASGSLGMCGGQAIDLASVGLSLSLAELEQMHKLKTGALLRASVLLGAWGGKALAQDETDALEAYGTAIGLAFQVVDDILDATADSATLGKTAGKDAADNKPTYVSILGLPESQALAEKLRNDAHRALAMFGNKARRLRELADLIVQRKA; from the coding sequence ATGACGGCAGCCGCTCAGTTAGCAGCCACGACGCCAGCTGCAGAACAGTCGTTCGGCGAATGGATGCGCCAGGTGCAGTCCGAGATGGAGACGGCGCTTGGTAAATTCTTGCCGTCAGAAAATACTACACCGGCCAAGCTGCATCAGGCCATGCGTTACGCGGTGCTGGACGGCGGCAAGCGTGTGCGGCCCTTGCTGGTATATGCTGCCGGGGAACTATTTTCCGCGCCGGCAGCGCTTGTGCAGCGGGCGGCGGCGGCAGTCGAAATGATCCACGCCTATTCGCTGGTGCACGACGACATGCCCTGCATGGACGACGACGCCTTGCGCCGCGGCAAGCCTACCGTGCACGTGCAGTATGATGAGGCCACCGCCTTGCTGGTCGGCGACGCCTTGCAGGCACAGGCTTTCGTGGTGCTGGCCGAGACCGGTGCCGCTGGCTTCGATGCGGCGCGGCAGATCGTCATGCTGCGGTTGCTGGCCCAGGCTTCCGGTTCGCTCGGCATGTGTGGCGGCCAGGCCATCGACCTGGCCAGCGTCGGCCTGAGCCTGTCGCTGGCTGAGCTGGAACAGATGCACAAGCTGAAGACCGGCGCCTTGCTGCGTGCTTCGGTGTTGCTGGGCGCATGGGGCGGCAAAGCCCTGGCGCAGGACGAGACCGATGCGCTGGAAGCCTATGGCACGGCGATCGGGCTGGCGTTCCAGGTGGTCGACGATATCCTCGACGCCACTGCCGATTCTGCCACGCTGGGCAAGACAGCGGGCAAGGACGCCGCCGACAACAAGCCGACCTACGTCTCGATTCTGGGTTTGCCGGAATCGCAGGCGCTGGCAGAAAAATTACGCAACGATGCCCACCGGGCGCTTGCGATGTTTGGGAATAAGGCACGTCGCCTGCGCGAGCTGGCGGATTTGATCGTGCAACGGAAAGCTTAG
- the dxs gene encoding 1-deoxy-D-xylulose-5-phosphate synthase, whose amino-acid sequence MEILNTIDSPADLRKLSRAQLKPLADELREFVIESVSQTGGHLSSNLGTVELTIALHYVFNTPEDRIVWDVGHQTYPHKILTGRRERMNTLRQMNGISGFPRRDESEYDTFGTAHSSTSISAALGMALAAKTKGETERHSIAVIGDGAMTAGMVFEAMNNAGVYDDINMLVILNDNDMSISPPVGALNRYLARLMSGQFYAQAKNVGKSILPAPMRQLAKRFEEHAKGMVVPATMFEEFGFNYIGPIDGHDLESLIPTLQNLKHLKGPQFLHVVTKKGQGYKLAEADPVLYHGPGKFNPAEGIKPAAVSKMTYTQVFGDWLCDTAAQDDKLIGITPAMSGGSGLDTFAKRYPQRFYDVGIAEQHAVTFAAGMACEGLKPVVAIYSTFLQRAYDQLIHDVALQNLDVTFALDRSGLVGADGATHAGNYDMAYLRCIPNMVVMAASDENECRQMLTTAYQYNGPAAVRYPRGAGTGAAIDPALTVLPLGKGEIKRKGHNVAILAFGSLLAPSVAAGELLDATVVNMRFIKPLDVELVLELAASHDALVTVEEGCIMGGAGAAVAEALAAAGCVKPLLNLGLPDRFIDHGDATLLLAQCGLNAEGIAASIRQRFGKDQPRLVVNQN is encoded by the coding sequence ATGGAAATACTCAACACAATCGACAGCCCGGCAGACCTGCGCAAGTTGTCGCGGGCGCAACTCAAGCCGCTGGCGGACGAGCTGCGCGAATTTGTCATCGAATCGGTGTCGCAGACCGGCGGCCATCTGTCGTCCAACCTCGGCACCGTAGAGCTGACGATTGCCTTGCACTACGTCTTTAATACGCCGGAAGACCGTATCGTCTGGGACGTCGGCCATCAAACCTATCCGCACAAGATCCTTACCGGCCGGCGTGAGCGCATGAACACCCTGCGCCAGATGAACGGCATCTCGGGTTTCCCGCGCCGCGACGAAAGCGAATACGACACCTTCGGCACCGCGCATTCATCGACCTCGATTTCCGCCGCGCTGGGCATGGCACTGGCCGCCAAGACCAAGGGCGAGACCGAGCGCCACTCGATTGCCGTGATCGGCGACGGCGCCATGACCGCCGGCATGGTGTTCGAAGCCATGAACAACGCCGGCGTGTACGACGACATCAACATGCTGGTGATCCTGAACGACAACGACATGTCGATCTCGCCGCCGGTAGGCGCCTTGAACCGCTACCTGGCGCGCCTGATGTCCGGCCAGTTCTACGCTCAGGCCAAGAATGTCGGCAAGTCGATCCTGCCGGCGCCGATGCGCCAGCTGGCCAAACGCTTTGAAGAACACGCCAAGGGCATGGTGGTGCCGGCCACCATGTTCGAAGAATTCGGTTTCAACTACATCGGCCCGATCGACGGCCATGACCTGGAATCGCTGATCCCGACCTTGCAGAACCTGAAGCACCTGAAGGGACCGCAGTTCCTGCACGTGGTGACCAAGAAGGGCCAGGGCTACAAGCTGGCGGAAGCCGATCCGGTGCTGTACCACGGCCCGGGCAAGTTCAATCCGGCCGAAGGCATCAAGCCGGCCGCGGTCAGCAAGATGACCTATACCCAGGTGTTCGGCGACTGGCTGTGCGACACCGCGGCGCAAGACGACAAGCTGATCGGCATCACGCCGGCGATGTCCGGCGGCTCTGGCCTGGATACCTTCGCCAAGCGCTATCCGCAACGCTTCTATGACGTCGGCATCGCCGAGCAGCATGCCGTCACTTTCGCCGCCGGCATGGCTTGCGAAGGCTTGAAGCCGGTGGTGGCGATCTATTCGACCTTCCTGCAGCGCGCCTACGATCAGCTGATCCATGACGTCGCCCTGCAAAACCTCGACGTCACCTTCGCGCTGGATCGCTCCGGCCTGGTCGGCGCCGACGGCGCCACCCACGCCGGCAACTACGATATGGCTTACCTGCGCTGCATTCCGAACATGGTGGTGATGGCTGCCTCCGACGAAAACGAATGCCGCCAGATGCTGACCACCGCTTATCAGTACAACGGTCCGGCTGCGGTGCGATATCCGCGCGGCGCCGGCACCGGCGCGGCGATCGATCCGGCGCTGACGGTTCTGCCGCTGGGTAAAGGCGAAATCAAGCGTAAAGGCCATAATGTCGCGATCCTGGCTTTCGGCTCATTGCTGGCTCCTAGTGTTGCCGCCGGCGAATTGCTGGACGCCACGGTGGTCAACATGCGCTTCATCAAGCCGCTGGACGTGGAACTGGTGCTGGAACTGGCCGCAAGCCACGATGCGCTGGTCACGGTGGAAGAGGGCTGCATCATGGGCGGCGCCGGCGCCGCGGTGGCGGAAGCGCTGGCTGCCGCAGGATGCGTCAAGCCGCTCTTGAATCTGGGCTTGCCGGACCGATTTATCGATCATGGCGACGCCACCCTGCTGCTGGCGCAGTGCGGCCTGAATGCCGAAGGCATAGCGGCTTCGATACGCCAGCGCTTTGGCAAGGATCAGCCGCGCCTGGTCGTCAATCAAAACTAA